The following proteins are encoded in a genomic region of Paenibacillus sp. FSL H3-0469:
- a CDS encoding MFS transporter: MSGKAAERMHISLASPFILEMWIIIFLVEFVKGSLLVALLPVYMENILGLSVTVVGFAFALQYLGDNLFRSPFGWVMERIGYRWTMTGALLLLVVAVGLIIYAKDAVSLSIACLILGIGTSPLWPCTMTGITELADSTRSGSSGAAMGAVEMASLAGTGVGPIIVNFMMDHGGHGYRTVFLVLMGFAAAVVAVALFLPSKIGGHAPRAVREMSAEGPPVPRKPVRPLQSLKRTWKQVTSSLKVSRLLFPALFLQAFAIGLMTPVVTLFARSELHVTPNQFSLLLIAGGGITVLTLIPAGKLVDKVGTSIFLNIGFLLAACSMAFFSQVRWLPLAFVAVALVGISYALILPAWNAFLAKQVPEGERGTVWGLFLTLQGSGMVAGPVVSGKLWDTVSHGAPFLASAGVMVVLFGLHLLIVHRTKLKHGRAH; the protein is encoded by the coding sequence ATGTCTGGCAAAGCAGCGGAACGTATGCATATCAGTTTAGCCTCACCGTTCATATTAGAAATGTGGATCATTATTTTCCTGGTCGAATTCGTCAAAGGATCGCTGCTGGTAGCCCTGCTGCCGGTCTATATGGAGAATATTCTGGGTCTCTCCGTAACGGTGGTCGGGTTCGCCTTCGCGCTGCAGTATCTCGGGGATAACCTGTTCCGCAGCCCGTTCGGCTGGGTGATGGAGCGGATCGGCTACCGCTGGACGATGACAGGGGCGCTACTGCTGCTTGTGGTGGCTGTCGGGCTGATTATCTATGCCAAAGATGCCGTAAGCTTGTCCATCGCCTGTCTGATTCTGGGGATCGGCACCTCGCCGCTGTGGCCTTGTACGATGACAGGCATCACCGAGCTGGCGGACTCTACCCGGAGCGGCAGCAGCGGTGCAGCCATGGGGGCGGTGGAGATGGCGTCACTGGCCGGAACCGGCGTCGGTCCGATTATCGTCAACTTCATGATGGATCATGGCGGACATGGCTACCGGACGGTCTTCCTGGTGCTGATGGGCTTCGCTGCCGCCGTTGTAGCCGTGGCGCTGTTCCTGCCTTCGAAGATTGGCGGGCATGCGCCGCGCGCTGTCCGCGAGATGTCGGCAGAGGGGCCGCCGGTACCGCGTAAGCCGGTAAGACCCTTGCAGAGTCTGAAGCGGACCTGGAAGCAGGTGACCTCCTCTCTGAAGGTAAGCCGCCTGCTGTTTCCTGCCTTGTTCTTGCAGGCATTTGCGATTGGGCTTATGACGCCGGTGGTTACCCTGTTCGCACGCTCGGAGCTGCATGTCACCCCCAACCAGTTCAGCCTGCTGCTGATTGCCGGGGGAGGAATTACCGTGCTGACACTTATACCCGCCGGGAAGCTGGTCGATAAGGTTGGCACCTCCATCTTCCTCAATATCGGCTTCCTGCTGGCAGCCTGCTCCATGGCCTTCTTCTCACAGGTCCGCTGGCTTCCGCTGGCCTTCGTGGCGGTAGCTCTGGTCGGGATCAGCTATGCGCTGATTCTTCCGGCGTGGAACGCCTTCCTGGCCAAGCAGGTGCCGGAGGGGGAACGCGGGACCGTCTGGGGGCTCTTCCTGACGCTGCAGGGATCAGGAATGGTTGCTGGTCCGGTGGTGTCAGGCAAGCTGTGGGATACGGTCAGCCATGGTGCTCCTTTTCTGGCCAGCGCGGGAGTAATGGTTGTATTATTCGGCCTGCATCTGCTGATCGTCCACCGGACGAAGCTGAAGCACGGCAGGGCGCACTAA